The Gemmatimonadota bacterium genomic sequence GTGAAGGCGCGTATCGCGACGAATATGGGCGATATCGAATTGAAGTTTCACCCCGAAAAAGCACCTGTTCATTGTCTGGCCTTTATCACCAGAGCAGAAAGCGGATTTTACGACAATACCAAATTTCATCGCGTAATTAAAAATTTCATGATTCAGGGCGGCGACCCAAATTCAAAGGACGATGACCCGTCCGATGATGGAATGGGGGGACCCCTCGTGCATATCCCTCATGAATTTAATGACACAAAACATGTACCGGGAATTCTTTCCATGGCTCGCATTTCAGATGTGTCGGCAGGTGCCGGGTCACAATTTTTTATTATGCATGGGACTGCGCCCAATTTGGACAATCAATATACTGCTTTTGGAGAAGTGACAAAGGGAATGGATGTGGTTGACAGTATCGCAATGGCCGAAACCGCACCGGGGGATCGGCCTGTAAAATCTGTGGTGATCAAGCGCATAGATGTGTTTCGATAGACAGATGGGAAGATATGGACACTCATGGGAGGTGTCGCATTGAATGTGGAAAAGTGGATAACATTATCAACAATTTAAATGGTTGATTTTATTGGATAAAAGTACTAAAATTATGCGAACTTTTGAAAGTTATCCACATATTTTTCCACACTATTTTTCGGATTTCCCACCACTGAAATGCAGGCTGTTCAGGTTGTTTTTTCACCTATTTTGGAGGGATATTTCGCTTGCAACACCTGCAGAATTGGCCTATATTTGGATTTGTTCTAAACATTAGAAAATTCAACCAAAAACTTCACTCTCTGTGGGTTTACAGTGATTGAAAAAGTTAAAGATGATGTCGCCGAGATTTTGGGACCATCTACAGAATTTCTCGTAGAAAAGCGCTTTACGCCCGATTTGTTGACCATGATCGGGTTTGTTTTCAATATAGGTGCCGCGGTGCTCTTTGGCTTTGGATTGTATATGTGGGCCGGGCTGACGGTGCTTGTCGCGGGTGTTTTTGATTTCCTCGACGGGCAGGTGGCGCGCAAGGGCAAAACAGAGTCCAAATTTGGTGCGCTTCTCGATTCCACTGTTGATCGATATTCCGAAATTTTCATCTGGTTTGGCATTGCGATCAGTTTTATACGGGCTGATGATCTCTGGACAAGCGCGGCGGTCTTTTTTGCACTGGCAGGATCTTTGATGGTGAGTTATGTACGCGCGCGCATTGAGGGGCTTGGAGCAGAGTGCAAAGTTGGATTTATGCAGCGGCCCGAGCGCGTTATTGCCATTGGCGCTGGCGGGGTGATCGTTCCTCTGATTGGGGATATTGGTCTGATCGTTGTGGTCTGGGCAATTGCTCTGTTGGGAAATTTTACTGCGCTGGAGCGGGTAATTCACTTTCGAAAGCTGACAAAATCATAGGCCCGATTGTCCAATACTGGATGACAAAACCCGGGGGCATATCGCCGGGTTCTTTTTTTCTTTATAGAAAAATTGGGAACAAATGTCCGGTCTTTTCATATCATTAGAAGGCATTGATAAAAGCGGGACGAGTACCCTGGCCAGATTGCTGGTTGATCACCTGAGAAGTAGCGGTCACGCTGTTGTATTTACTTATGAGCCAGGCAGTACAGAACTTGGAGGAGAAATTCGGCACCTGGTACTCGACTGGAAACCACAGGGCGAGATCGATGCAACTGCCGAGATGTTTTTATTTGCAGCAGATCGCGCACAGCATGTCAACGAAGTGATTCGGCCTTCGCTGGATGCAAACAAAGTGGTGATTTCAGATCGGTATATCGATTCCACACTGGCTTATCAGGGCTATGGTCGCGGGTTGAATCTCAATGACCTGAGAATGATTCAAAATGTGGCCACGGGTGGTTTGATGCCAGCCATAACGATCTGGTTAGATGTCGATTTACAGACTGCGCGAAAACGCGGTTGGGGATCCGGAGCAGATCGCATTGAGAAGGAAGATGAAGCATTTTTTCAAAGGGTTCGACAGGGTTTTGCCGCGGGATATAAATCTGAACCCGATCGCATTTTCAGGGTTGATGGCTCTCAGCCCATAAGCGATGTATTTGAAGATGTTAAAAAGGTGGTTGTCGATCGCATGTCGGCGACTAAATAATCGCGATATGATTTCAAGTGAACTTGCCGTTTGTCAAAAATGAACTGCTGATGCAGTTGTACATCGCCTGGAGGCGCCCTATGTTTGTCCGAAGAAGACTTGCCGTTTTTACAACTTTAATTGGTGTTTTGAGTGTTTATCTCGTGCTCGATTCCCGGTTGGTGACCGGCGAAGATGCGTATGCAAAATTGGGGCGCGGGTTTGATGAGATTCAACAGGCCTATACCCTGCTGTTCAACGAGTATGTCGATGAGTTGAAGGCAGAGGATTTGAGCAAGACTGCCATTTCCGGCATGTTGTGGGATCTGGATCCCTATACCACCTTTTTTGATAGTAGAGACCTCAAGCAACTCCAGATCGAAACGCAGGGCAAATTTGGTGGGCTGGGCATTATGATCAGCAAACGGGGAAAGGATGATGGCCCGCCAGTTGTGATGAATGTTATTGAAGGCACGCCTGCGGACACCTCGAAGCTCGTTGTAGGAGATCGCATTATCGCCATTGAAGGAGATCCGACTTTTGACAAGGAACTGCGCGAGATTGTCAATATTTTACGGGGTGATCCAGGTGCTGGTGTGACCATTAAAATTGAACGACCAGGGATGGAGGTACCATTTGATCAGCCAATTATTCGGGCGCGCATTGACATTTCAAGTGTACAAATTCCGGGCGAAGTAGATCCCGATATCGGTTATATTTCCATGTCCTGGCTCAGCTCTTCTCGATTTACTGAACGCACGGGAGGGGAGTTGCAACAGGCAGTGATAAAGTCGCTCAACAATGGTGCTACGGGGATTGTCCTGGACCTGCGCGGCAATCCTGGCGGACTGCTCAACGCAGCGGTTGATGTGGTCGATAAGTTTTTGCCATCCAATCATCTGGTGGTGTCAACCAGAGGTCGCCTTCGCGAGCAGAGTCGCAGTCACAAAACGCGGCACGACCCCATATTGCCCGCCGATATTCCACTTGTGATCCTGGTTGATGAGCGCAGTGCCAGTGCATCAGAAATTGTCGCCGGGGCAATTCAGGATTGGGATCGGGGTTTGATTGTGGGCACGCAAACATTTGGGAAAGGCTCTGTACAAACCGTGCGTCCATTGGGTCGTGATGGCGATAAAGCTTTGAAGTTGACGACAGCAGCCTATTATACGCCGAGCGGGCGCAGCATTCACAATGCTGAAAAACGCCGATATCGCGGCGGTCCCATTGAGATTACAGTGGGAAATTCAACCAAGGTCTCGGCTTATGAACTCTTTGGCATTATAGGTCAGGCTGAACGGCGAGAAGATGTTATTACAGAACTCGAGGAAAGATTTGGTCTGGAAAATCACCTGGCAGAAGAGGTCCTTGGAATGCGATTAGAAGGGTTGTTGGGTCTGGCTTCCAGCGCGCATAACGGACCCGAAGATATCGATCCTGAAAAGGTATTTACAACGCGCGTGAACAA encodes the following:
- a CDS encoding peptidylprolyl isomerase, with amino-acid sequence MKRFVFLGICLSIASCGGSGMEDLKQANEKLNNENRSLKSSLNKAQNQIKRTGEIGSRMLFLVNQIRGVKARIATNMGDIELKFHPEKAPVHCLAFITRAESGFYDNTKFHRVIKNFMIQGGDPNSKDDDPSDDGMGGPLVHIPHEFNDTKHVPGILSMARISDVSAGAGSQFFIMHGTAPNLDNQYTAFGEVTKGMDVVDSIAMAETAPGDRPVKSVVIKRIDVFR
- a CDS encoding CDP-alcohol phosphatidyltransferase family protein — encoded protein: MIEKVKDDVAEILGPSTEFLVEKRFTPDLLTMIGFVFNIGAAVLFGFGLYMWAGLTVLVAGVFDFLDGQVARKGKTESKFGALLDSTVDRYSEIFIWFGIAISFIRADDLWTSAAVFFALAGSLMVSYVRARIEGLGAECKVGFMQRPERVIAIGAGGVIVPLIGDIGLIVVVWAIALLGNFTALERVIHFRKLTKS
- the tmk gene encoding dTMP kinase, translating into MSGLFISLEGIDKSGTSTLARLLVDHLRSSGHAVVFTYEPGSTELGGEIRHLVLDWKPQGEIDATAEMFLFAADRAQHVNEVIRPSLDANKVVISDRYIDSTLAYQGYGRGLNLNDLRMIQNVATGGLMPAITIWLDVDLQTARKRGWGSGADRIEKEDEAFFQRVRQGFAAGYKSEPDRIFRVDGSQPISDVFEDVKKVVVDRMSATK
- a CDS encoding S41 family peptidase → MFVRRRLAVFTTLIGVLSVYLVLDSRLVTGEDAYAKLGRGFDEIQQAYTLLFNEYVDELKAEDLSKTAISGMLWDLDPYTTFFDSRDLKQLQIETQGKFGGLGIMISKRGKDDGPPVVMNVIEGTPADTSKLVVGDRIIAIEGDPTFDKELREIVNILRGDPGAGVTIKIERPGMEVPFDQPIIRARIDISSVQIPGEVDPDIGYISMSWLSSSRFTERTGGELQQAVIKSLNNGATGIVLDLRGNPGGLLNAAVDVVDKFLPSNHLVVSTRGRLREQSRSHKTRHDPILPADIPLVILVDERSASASEIVAGAIQDWDRGLIVGTQTFGKGSVQTVRPLGRDGDKALKLTTAAYYTPSGRSIHNAEKRRYRGGPIEITVGNSTKVSAYELFGIIGQAERREDVITELEERFGLENHLAEEVLGMRLEGLLGLASSAHNGPEDIDPEKVFTTRVNKRKVYGGGGIKPDVVVQQERRPRLVLALLRKGLIFDFAVDFATKQSFPSRFENYTLPEDIVDQFWTFMADSVNAGGFSYQTDTEIQVQEVEKSLKEKDVLTDDATVALNQLSQVAEREREADYDRAKPYIRLEIERALANRVWGTNGKILAALKGDKQFQEAVRLLKDRAVYAQKLALVKE